In one Rhinopithecus roxellana isolate Shanxi Qingling chromosome 1, ASM756505v1, whole genome shotgun sequence genomic region, the following are encoded:
- the SLC25A36 gene encoding solute carrier family 25 member 36: MSQRDTLVHLFAGGCGGTVGAILTCPLEVVKTRLQSSSVTLYISEVQLNTMAGASVNRIVSPGPLHCLKLILEKEGPRSLFRGLGPNLVGVAPSRAIYFAAYSNCKEKLNDVFDPDSTQVHMISAAMAGFTAITATNPIWLIKTRLQLDARNRGEKRMGAFECVRKVYQTDGLKGFYRGMSASYAGISETVIHFVIYESIKQKLLEYKTASTMENDEESVKEASDFVGMMLAAATSKTCATTIAYPHEVVRTRLREEGTKYRSFFQTLALLVQEEGYGSLYRGLTTHLVRQIPNTAIMMATYELVVYLLNG, encoded by the exons atgtggtGGTACAGTGGGAGCTATTCTGACATGTCCACTGGAAGTTGTAAAAACACGACTGCAGTCATCTTCTGTGACACTTTATATATCTGAAGTTCAGCTGAACACCATGGCTGGAGCCAGTGTCAACCGAATAGTGTCTCCTGGACCTCTTCATTGCCTAAA gtTGATCTTGGAAAAAGAAGGGCCACGTTCCTTGTTTAGAGGATTAGGCCCCAATTTAGTGGGGGTAGCCCCttccag AGCAATATACTTTGCTGCTTATTCAAACTGCAAGGAAAAGTTGAATGATGTATTTGATCCTGATTCTACCCAGGTACACATGATTTCAGCGGCAATGGCAG GTTTTACTGCAATCACAGCAACCAACCCCATTTGGCTTATAAAGACTCGGTTACAACTTGATGCAAG gAACCGTGGGGAAAAGCGAATGGGTGCTTTTGAATGTGTTCGTAAAGTGTATCAGACAGATGGACTAAAAGGATTTTATAGGGGCATGTCTGCTTCGTATGCTGGTATATCAGAGACTGTtatccattttgttatttatgaaagtataaaacaaaaactactgGAATATAAGACTGCTTCTACAATGGAAAATGATGAAGAATCTGTGAAAGAAGCATCAGATTTTGTGGGAATGATGCTAGCTGCTGCCACCTCAAAAACTTGTGCCACAACTATAGCATATCCACATG AAGTTGTAAGAACAAGACTACGTGAAGAGGGAACAAAATACAGATCTTTTTTTCAGACACTAGCTTTGCTCGTTCAAGAAGAAGGTTATGGGTCTCTTTACCGTGGTCTGACAACTCATCTAGTGAGACAGATTCCAAACACAGCCATTATGATGGCCACCTATGAATTGGTGGTTTACCTACTCAATGGATAG